The following is a genomic window from Pseudopipra pipra isolate bDixPip1 chromosome 2, bDixPip1.hap1, whole genome shotgun sequence.
TTGGCTCTCTTGTAACAATGTAAAAAAGTGATGGACTTCTTTCTACAGCCTAAAGAGAAAGAATGCACTGAAATGGGCAATATCATGTTAAGACCTAAGACAGACATTAAACAAGACTTGTAGGCACCTAAGGACAGGGCTGACccacagaaaaatgtttatgAAGTTACTAGGCTCTACAGGTCTAGGAGACCACAGTTCCAAATTGGGGCCCTACAACACACAGAAACTGAAGGATTTGGCTTTTTCCAGCCCATTTTCTGTCCCACAATATGACCCATTAAGCTTTACCTGGCGAGGAGCAGGAGTACTGGGAGAATTGTCATCTCGTAGAATGCTGAGGGGAGAGCGGCCAGTTCCTCCAGATGTTGCCATGATTTTGTTGTTGGGCTTGTGTCTTACAGGCTTGCTCACTAGTTGACAGAAGGAAACACATCAGTGCATCACAACAAGGCTAGAAGGTCCTAGATTTTAAATGCCTCCCGGCCTTTATGATCTAGCTTGCTTGCCTGTGCAGCAAAGACTTACCTGAGGACTTCTAGGCAAAGGGATCACAGAAAGGTTGATGTTGGAAGGGAACTCAgaggacctgctccagcagggccaccTAGAACCAGTTGCCCAGCACCATGTCCAGGTCGTTTTTGAATCTCTCAAATGGAGATTCTGCagcctctctgagcaacctgctccagtgctcagtcaccctctcAGTGAAAAAAAGTGTGTCCTGATGTTCAGAAGCTTCCTGTGTTCCATTTTGTCCCTGTCGCCTCTAGTCCCACCACTGAAAGGAGCCTGGCTCTCCCTTCCGTTATTTATATGTGTATCATAAGATACCCCCTGAGCCTTTTCTACCCCAGGtagaacagtcccagctctcagcctctcctcctaGGAGAGATGCTCAGCACAGAGCTTTCTGTAGCAGAGTCCACATCACAGACTCATCCATAGCACTGTGACTGTGCTTCCCACCTTTGCTCCCTAACTCTTCCcaaggaaaagctgaaaggtTTCTTTGAATAGGTCTCCATAATCACAAACCCATCTCAGAGAGGGGAGCAGTTTACATATACCTCTTGGTTTTGACTACAGGTTGAAAACACAATTTCTCAACTCTTCAAAGAAACAGGTTTGATAACCCAACACCTCCCAAAGGGGcctcccagctgcagagcctcCAGATCAGGCTGCCCGGGGTGGTGGGACACAGCCGAAACGGGGGATGAGGACAAGGCTTCTGTCAGGGGGCAAAGCCTGGAGAAGGCAACTGATTCCGAGGCTGCCGAGAGCCCCGACTTGCTCACACCGCGACCCGGGCGGCTCTCGGGGCACACGGAGCCCTGTCACCGCCACACCGAGCACTTACCGAAGGTCAAGCCgtgcccggcggggcgggcgggccgaGAAGGGCCCGTGCTGGGAGAGAGCGGACCCTCCGGCTCCCCCACCGCGGGCGGGGCGCTCCGCCGGGCCGGCTCCTCGGCGGGATCGGTCTCTCCCGGCGGCGCCGGCTCCGGGGCCGCGGCCTCTGCCCCGAAGGCCTCGCTGAGCTGCTTCACTAGGCGGTCCACGCTGTCTGCCGGGGGCGGAGGAGGGTGGGGTGAgccgccgggccgggcagcCCCTACCCCGCGCACCCCCGCACCCGCCTCACTTACCACTCGACACGGCTCTCATGGGCGTGCGGGAGATGCCGGGCGTGGGCGAGCGCGGGTCCCGCTCTTGGGCGGTGCCCGCCGGCGGCTCGGCGGGGCTGGGCTGCGGGCTGCCCGCCGGGGAGCTCACCACCTGCGGAGAGGGCAGCCGTGGGGGCGGCAGGCCGCAGCCGtccggggcggggcggcggcggccgggagGGCGCCTACCTCGATGGGGGTGCGCAGAATGCCGGCGGTGGGGGAGCGGGGGTCGCTGACGTGCGCTAGGTGCTTGTTGCAGGGCGCGGCGGGGGTGGCAGGGGCGCTGCCCGAGACGCCCATGGCAGTGACGGCTGCGCTGCTGCTGGGCCGCGCCGTTCAAATCTCCCGCGCGCCGGCCGGTGCCGCTGCCCATTGGCCGTCGCATGGGGGCGGGGCCCGACACGCCCCGCCCATCGTCCCCGCCCCCGtccgcccgccggccccgctgTCCCCGCCCGTCACGTCCCGCCTCGTCCCGCTGTCAATCTTCGGACACTGACCCGCCCCCCACGCCCCGTTCTGCGTTGTTATTGGTCAAGAAGCCCGGCACCACCCCCTGTGACGGATGCAGGGTGGCTGCGATTGGTCGAGCCGGCCGGTGGGCGCCACCAGCTCGGGCCTCAGCCTCACTGCTGACTGGCCAGAACCCACCTGATCGCGCCGGGCTGCGATTGGGCGGGGAGGGGCTGAGGGCGGTGCCGCAGTGAGCCGCTGTCATGGCGGAGCTGAGCGAGGCGCTGCTGTCCGTGTTGCCGTCCATCCGGGTGCCCAAGGCTGGCGACCGCGTCCACAAGGACGAGTGCGCCTTCTCCTTCGACACGCCGGTAAGCgcgccccgccgccggcccgcCGGCCCGCCTGCTCGCCCGGGCTACTCCCGCCGCGGCCGGCTCACACCCTGCCGCCCTCCCGGGCGCCGCCCGCGCGGGACCTCATGGGACTTGTGGTTCCCCGGCGGCTGCGGCGGCCGCACCGGGACGGCCTGCGGGGCCCTCGTGAACTACAGCGCCCGGCGTGCCCTGCGGCGCGTCCAGCCCGCCCGCGGCGCGCTGGGGTCTGTAGTTCTGGGACCAGGGCGGGCGTGGGCAGGGCGCTCTCCCCGACCagccgcggcccggcccggccggcccTAGGGAGTGGGTGCCCCCGGCCCGGACCCGCCGCTGCGGGGCCTCCCTGGGACTTGCGGTCCGGCGATGGGCGGGGGGTTGGGGCGCGCCCTGGGCCCGCCATTGGCGGCGGGAGGCGAGCCGGGGGTCCCGCCCTGCCGGGGTCTGAACCTCCTCCAGCCTCGCCGCGCGGTGTGGCCCGGCAGGCGGGGGCCAAGGCCGTGCTGTGTCATTAAGATGGCAGTGGTCCCTTCTCTAGCCATCTCCACCCCACCGGCATCCCTGCGTCTCCTGCGCTACCCACGCCCGGCCTAGGCGGACCAGGGGAGGCGCAGGCGGCAGGAGAGCGAGGTTCCCCCTTGGGCTTCTCCGCGGGTGCTCGTCCGGGCTGAGCCCCAGCCCACCAGAAATGGACTGTAATTGGAAGATACGGGTCCTTCGAGGAAGCGGCACATGGCATCCTGGCCCTCATCCCCTCCCCGAGTCCCACAGTGATGCCTAGCCGTGCACTGCCCACTCTGACTGTCTAAGCTGCTGCTGAGACCTTAGTGGTTTCACTCTTTCCAGCCTCTGCATTTGGGTCTCTCACCCCTTCAGTTTTAAAAGGATACTTCTGCTGAACGAGCATggtgttttccagctgctggggGGATAGTGGGGCTCATTCTGTGTCTGTTTTGGAGCTGCTCACAAGCTTTTGAACCCAATAGCAAAAGTAAACAGTGGTCTGTTAACCTTATTCACACTGTAGCTTGGCAGCATTCCCTGTGGCATTGGGAATCATGCTCTTGGACAGGGTACCACAGTTTTGCTGGTAATGATTGTACTGTGCTCTGAACTTGTGAACTGTGAGTGCTAAGGGCCTTTTGCAAGGTAGACTCCTGGGGAAGCTCAGACTTTCCTGGTTCAGTAGCACCCTGCCATAAGTGAACAGGCAAAtagtttttttaatatgtcATCATGACAGGAGTGCCTGTTGTGGGACAGCCAGGCAGGGGCTTGCCATCTTATTTCTGACTCGCTGCTAAGTGACTGGTATGTAGGAATGAGCTGTTGCCATGATTTACTGAGTAATGACTAGTTTTCCGTGCCTATCCTAGCAGCTGGAATGGCATTCTTTCCCACCTCCCTTCAGTTttattcctccttccttccaggaGTCAGATGGCGGCTTGTATATCTGCATGAACACGTTCCTGGGCTTTGGGAAGCAGTATGTGGAAAGGCACTATCAGAAAACAGGCCAGCGGGTCTATCTGCATCTCAAAAGAACACGTAAACcggtaaaaaataaaaatacatatgctCAAACTTGTTCTGAAATtgagagctgggctgtgtctCTTTATTCAACCAGATACAGTTTATTCTCCTCAGACACAACTGATGTTTTTCCTGGTGAATTGAGGGACACCAGTCCTTCAGCTCTGCTTGTGTTGCATTGTTGTATGGATTGCCCATGCTATTTCGGCCCAGCTTCCTTCTGTTCTCAGGGTAGCTTAATTTCAATCCTTAAGGCCCCTCACCGCTTGCCTGTCCCCCTAATTCTATTTCCGTATTTCTTGTCAATGCCATAGAAGGAAGAAGACACCAATTCCagtgctggggaccccccaaggaaGAAACCAACTCGCTTGGCTATTGGTAAGGAAGTACTTGTGCACTCTGTGGTCCTTGTTGTTTTGAGCCAGctctctggagctgcctggctcGTCTCTTTTGCCTTTACTCCTCTGGGCTAGTATGACTGGCCAAAGTAAGACTTCACGTTTTCTAATGTGTCTCAGGTGAATAGTTTCTGCAGAACAGTCATTGAGGTGGTAGTTGTGTTTTGTGTCCAAAGTTGCATCATGTTTTCTGTGGATAAATACATTTTGTATCCTCTGGCTCAGCTTGTTATGGTTATAACCAGAATGGGATTGTTGCTTAAACAGGATGTGCCCAGTGTGGGGCTAAAGGAAGTTTGAGAAAATATATAAGTCTGAGAAAAGTAAGTTTGaagcttctgacagataaactATTCTGTAAACTTCTCAGATATCGAACTAGTGTTATTGATATAGATGGGGAAGAAGTTAATGGTAAATGCTGTATTAACGTTTTTGGCTCAATAGGTCTTTGAAATACAAGGCTGATGTTGGAGAAAATACATGTGAacattaaaatactaaaaacaAGCCCTTTCTTTTTGAAGAACAGGGCTGGTGTTCCATTATTCTCTTGCACCAACTGAAAAGGCTGTCATGGCAATCAGTGGAGATGCTGCTTATTTGGTGCAGTCTCAGCTCGTAATTTCTGAACCATTATGGAGACACATAAAGCAGAGGACAGGAACATTTGTAGCAGTAACAGGTTCTTGGCTTGCTGGAAGCTGACCACTAGAGGGAAATCCAGAACCTGGACTGGGAACATCTTGCTTTTGGCTCACTTTTTCCACTGCTGCCGGAGCACAAACACTGCTATTAAGGCTGTCAGCTGCTCTCTGTTTGGATGGTGAGCTGAATGGAGTCCAAAAGATCACTTCTAGCAAAATTGAGACTAGAATCTATGTTTCTTCAGGTAGCCAGTGCTTTTATTGATACAATTATACTGCTTTTGGAGAGATGAGGCCCAGTCTGCATTATGAGTTACTTCTGCATCCTGAATTCTACAAAGGTCTTGAGAGAAGTGTTATCAGTGGGTTGGCAAATATCTGCCTGTGATAACAGTTTAGTGGTGTGAATGGATCAGGAGAGAATAAAAGAAAGTATTAGCCCTGTGACACAGTGGTCTTAAGTtcaggagagattttttttatctttattttagcCGAACTATGGTGGTTTAGCTAATCCTGACacaggagatttttttaaagtactagAAAGATTTCAGGGCAAAATGTCATTAGCTGCAAAATGTAGCCCTTGATCTCTCTGTACCTCATTCTCCCctctccatggaaaaaaaaaaagaaatctacaGTGCTTGCCTCCTATGCCTGAATGTTGGTTGAATGACTTTTGTAATCTGTGGTGCGTAGATAccatggaaagggaagcagtGTGCCTCGTGGCAAGGTGTTGGCTATAAGTGGGGGGGAAAGGACTAGGAGTCAGTCTGCTGGCTGAAGACACTCTTCCTCAAATAGAGCCTCAGAAGGTTCATATAACCACTGAGGGAACCTCACCAGTCTGGTTTAGTTCGTTTAGATTTTGGGAATCGTGTAATGCCCTGGGGGATTGTGTATTGCTTTACTCTGTGAAGTGGTGACAGGAAATCTCTCTGGGCTGTGCCGAAGAGGCACAGAAGAGGATTATCTGGGTATGTTGTTGCATGATGCTGGGGACTGTTTTCAGGTATTTCTAAAATCACTGTATTCATAGGTAGCAGTTTGTGCACAGTGTAAAAATTGTAGGTATCTAAGGAGGGAGTTGCAGAAGATCTCATGGAACTGGGTGTTTTTGCCAAtaatgttttaaggaaatgcaGTAGTGGTTATCAGAACTGTGTCACACAGAAGATTCTTGAGGCAGAGACACTGCACAGCAAAAGCTTGTATTCCCTGCAGAGATTTGTTGCAGTCACAGATGTTCGTAGATCTGTTGCAGAGGTTATTGGAGCCACAATGTGCAATTGTTCAAGGAATAAAGgaaattcagtttaaaaagtCAGGGGGTTTAGGCTGCTAATAAACCCTGTCTGTCTTGCCCGTTTCCTTCTGGGATGTAGCATGTGAACACCTGGAGAACAGGAACGGCCAAGCTTTTTCCCTGAGTTCCTACATAATTCAGAAACTGTTCCCTGCTGTAGTTGAGGGAATCTGCAGAAACTACAGATGTTTTAGGTGAACATCCATCATGACTATTGGCAGCTGGCAAATAACCTTTTATGTATGGATCTCCCATTTCTGTTTCAACCTCTGGAAAGCAAGGCTTAAGTGTACATGAGAAACTACTAGCACTATACCTTTCCTAAGACTTTTTCTGCGATTCTGGATGTTCCAGGGGAGTTCCTGGTTCTTCTTGCTTGAGTTCAGGACTCTGAACTATCCTTTCTGGAAAAGGCAAGAAACAGAGGCAGGCTCCTTAAAGATGCTGGCAGAGCTGACCTGTGCACAGGGCTGCAAGATGATCTCTTCATGCGCATCTCCATTCACCATCTTGAGTCTTCTGGTGAAGGATGAACACCAGTGCTTTATCTTGGctctgttctagaacaagtgttttttttctggttgtaGTCAGGGTCTAGAGACTCTTTTTAAGCATCGGTAAAAAGAGCTGGGAAAAGGCAAACCTGTTGTCATTGGGCTTATATTTGCTTCTGTGAAGTCCACACCGACAGCAGAAATTTTGGGATCCAGAAGTGGAAGAAAGGTTGTAGATCACTGATTTAGAGCTTTATCTTAGTCATAGTGCTTTATTTCATGTAAACTCTGGGTAAAGAAGCTTGGCGAGCTCTTTGGTTTTACCTGTTACcacaatgtttttttcttcttgtaggTGTAGAAGGTGGATTTGACATCACAGAAGAAAAGTTTGAATATGACGAAGAtgtaaaaatagtaattttccCAGACCATTTGGATATTCCTCGTGATGGGCTGGAGGGCCTACCAGACATGGTCAGAGATAGGGTATGTTTGAGTGTAGGCCTGTGTTTTCTATTGATGAGGAAATGTACCTTTACAGAGAAGGAAACACTACCCTGTGAAAGGgatcctgcagagctgctgtgaagTCTCAGCTGGCAATAAGCAGGACTGTTCTGCATTTACACAGTTCTTTATATTATGAAGTCCTGGCTTGTGTGTGACTGAGGCTCCATAACACAACTGACTTGCCTAAATGTACAGTGTTGTGCTACTGGAAGCTTCTTTCCATGTGCCcttcatgtttttttcttgctgtccTAATTCCAGATTGCCAGTGCAATTGAGGCCATCCTGACAGCAGATTCAGCCTCACGGAAGCAGGAGGTGCAAGCTTGGGATGGGGAGGTTCGACGTGTTTCCAAACACGCTTTTTCTCTGCACCAACTTCAGAACGACGTCCGCATCCCACCATGGTGAGCTTAGTACTGAAACTAGGTGTGTCCCAGACCTGTCCCCGTCACTTTCTTCTCCtgtcctgcactgcagcagcagatgaCACTGCTTTTGTGAGTCTCTGAGTGTGCCTTGTTATAGTAAATTCGGGGGAGATGGCAAACTAAGGCATTTCAGGATGCTCAGTGTTCTGAAATGAAAGAGGATTGAGATTGCCTATAGTGCAGGTAATGCGGTCAGCAGTGGGTAGTAATGGAGAGGGCTGGGGAGGTAGGATCCAAAGGTTTTCGCTCtgatctctttttctctgttccttGTCCATAGTGGCTGGAAGTGCAGCAAGTGTGACATGAAGGAGAACCTGTGGCTGAACATGACGGACGGAGCCATCCTCTGTGGTCGGCGCTACTTTGATGGCAGTGGTGGCAACAATCACGCGGTCGAGCATTACCGAGAAACTGGCTACCCACTGGCTGTGAAACTGGGAACAATTACTCCTGATGGGGCTGGTGAGAAGGGGATCCTCTGTGGGGAAATCCCAGGCACACTCGGGCTGACTTGGGTCTCTGACAAGGCAGGTCAGGGAGGATTTCCAGGTATGGGACTAATGCTGCCCATCTTATGACCTGGAATGTGCAGTGTCATCCCATTGTGAACTTCCCCACTCTGATGTACTTCTTGTATGAGGTGAAGAAACAGCTGATAAAACCTTGCCTTCCTCTTCCACTCCCTTGTAACTGGAGGACTTTAGAATAGTTATCCAGGTTGCCATCTTATTTTCCGTGGTGGGGTGTTTATCAAGGAATTTTGTGTCCAAATCTTAAGCAGAGAGTATATGGCACAGTAACCCAATTTCCTCACTCCAACCATATGTGTACCTCTGTACCTCGATCAGTGGCAAAGTTGTTTGTCTTGTCACGTCGTTCAGAGGAATCTCAGTGTTCTGTGATGCTATTCTgctgaggaggaaaagaaaccccAACTGCCCAGTTTGTCAAAACTCACAGTTCTGAGCACTCTGTTCTCTTCATCCAGCTGTGAATTTGAGATCATAGGCCATTATAAGTCTCTGTTTCTCCTCTGTGTTCCTGCATAGATGTCTACTCCTATGACGAGGATGACATGGTGTTGGATCCCAACCTGGCAGAACACCTGGCACACTTTGGGATTGACATGCTCAAGATGCAGAAGGTGAGGGGGAAGGGTGATCCTTCATAGGCTGAGAGGGAGAGAGTAGCAACTCTAGGTATTTTGGTTGGATTCCAGCTTTCTGTGACTATGCAGAACCATTCCTGATCAAGAAaccctgggtttttttgtcacaCAGAGAGTTATCTCATCTACCTCTCTTCTTTCACTgccttttttgcctttctttcatGTCCCTCAAGTTTATTTCCTTGGGGTTATGTGTCAGTACTGTGGGCAGAGACTCCCAGGTGCTGAGCTTTGTTCCCTAGATTCAGTGTTAGTGGGTGATTTCTATGCCTCTTTTCAAGGAATGGTTCAGATTTCTCCCGTGTTTGTCATCCTTCCTCTTTCTGTCACAGGTATTCAGATATATAGAAACAATTCttgtttcttcctcctctctgaaTAGCATAAACCACAGTGGATTTGACTATGTGTATCTCCACAACTTTTCACATCTCTAATGTGCCCTTGAGTCTGTCTTGAggatttttcctgttctttcccTCTGCAGACAGACAAAACAATGACAGAACTGGAAATAGACATGAATCAGCGCATTGGGGAGTGGGAGCTCATCCAGGAGTCTGGCGTGCAGCTCAAGCCTCTCTATGGGCCTGGGTACACTGGTATCCGTAACCTGGGCAACAGTTGCTACCTCAATTCTGTGATGCAGGTGCTGTTCAGTATCCCAGACTTCCAGAGAAAGTAAGTGAGTTTAGTCACCCTTTTCCATTAGTCTGGGATCAGTAGAAAGGTCTCCTAGAGCTGGGAGCTTCTGTTACAGTAATCATGCTCAGAACTGCCTCTATACTAGATGAACCTATATATCCCTTAGATTGTCTCATTTTGCTCTGCAGGTACGtggacaagctggagaagaTATTCCAAAGCGCACCTTCAGACCCCACACAGGACTTCAGCACACAAGTGTACGTAGAGTTTTGGTGAGAGAAGGAAGGCCAAAGCTGCCTGGGTGCATCCCTTCTTTGCTGGTTTGTTCAGGTTTCTCCCTCACTCTCTGTTTCCATGCCCACCACCGAAGACACTGATCCTCAGTGATCAATAAGGATGTAAGCTAAGAAATTCAGCTGAATGCCCTAGGTGCAGAGGACAGAGAGCACCTCAGTGTTCATGGGAGGCTGTTAAATGAGTTATGTGGGAAGACAGTATTGTCTGTCACCCCAGGGGGATTTCTGGTAGGCAGCTTCAGTCTGCATAACAGCAAAAGTGCTTGCTGTCTGCAATGGAGGGAGATTGTAAAGAGCAAAGGAATATGTAGATTTAGTCAATTTTATTCTCAATGGGTAATTTATATATGCTTAAAGAGGCTTCCCTCAAGAGGTGTTGTGTGAGCAATAGCAGGAGAATATGCAGATGGAGGAACACAAATTTGGGAGggttttacattttaaatacatgaaATCTATGCTACAGCTGCTCTAAAACGGCAAAGCAGCATGTGGAGGTTTGGGATGAAGAAAGGGAAGGTGGCATTTGTGGAAGGGAGCTCAGTGGGAGGGGTGGTTTCTAAATTTGGACAGCCTGGAGTGAGTTGTTCAATTAGAGGGGATTAAGATGAGACAGCcagaaagcagagggaagaattGGTAAGGTTTGGTTCCAGACAAATGGCAGTATTGATGGGGAATGACTTGAGTGAAGTGAAACAGTAGGAGAGTCAGCATAGGAGGAAGTTCCTGAACACTTCTGTTGTCCATTAAGTGCCTCATGCAGTCATCCCTGatttttcctctgggaaaaagTGATCAGTCTGCTCACAGCAATGCTATTTCTGGTTCAGACAGTTTCCCTGTGCCCTGTTGTCTCCTGCACAGTCAGACAGACTGCTACCTTACCCGTGTCGGACTGCAGCTCAGTTTGGCTGTTACACAATTGCCATGTGGCTCAGCACTCGCTTTTCCTTTATGTGCTACTCAGTGTGCAAGCAGTGCTTGAAGTTGGTGCCCAAAAGTCCTGGTAACTTTGAAGTCAGTGATATCTCCTGGGGCCAGAGGGCAGACCACAATAAGATGATCTTGTCTGGTGCAGCAGAGAAAGCTGTTACCTGTGAGACTGACAGTGTTAAAGCTGGATGGGTTGCTGTGGCTCCCGGAGTATGTGGGATGGAAGAAGCTGTTTTGATGCTAACAGTGACTTCATCATTCCAGAGCCAAACTGGGCCATGGACTGCTTTCTGGGGAGTATTCAAGGCCAGCCTCTGCAGATGGGGAACAGCAGCCTGATCAGAAGGTGATCCTTAGATATGGCATCCTCTTGATGTGTGTGTTGCATGAGGTACTGTGTGTACTATgtaggaaaggagagagaaccCTTTCTGCAGACATTTCCTAAGGCTCATTCCAAGACCGTgtcacctgaagaaaagcatgGCTAAGAGTAGCGTGCTACTTGCCAGGACACATGCTTGGCAAATTATGACCACTTTCCTGTTCCACTTTGTTGTTTGCAGGGTATGCAAAATGGCATTGCTCCACGCATGTTTAAGTCCCTCATCGGAAAGGGGCACCCAGAATTTTCCACTAACCGACAGCAGGATGCCCAGGAATTCTTTCTGCACTTCATCAATATGGTGGAGGTAATGGTTGAGTCTATCTGTCAAATCATGGAAAAGCCAGCTTGGTTTTCTCCCCACAGCAAGGGTAAGGAGTGGAGGTGAGAAGCTGGCAATcagggcagagagagggagagaacacAGGGAAATTGGCCAGCCAGCACCTGCCGAGGCAGAGAAGGAGAGATGCTTGGCCATGTTTTCAGGGCTGATTCCTTGGAGAAATCTCTGCTGGGAGTGGCACAGCTGGAGAtgcaaattttcttctttaggAGCAGGAGTGCCATGGGTTCCTGGGGTAGTGAAGTTGGCTCTAGTTTCCTCTTTGCTGTCTTTTCAAGAGGACTGGGTACAGAAGTGAATACTCTTCAGCCACGTCCTGTGTGGGATCACTGCTACTGCAGATAGTTATTTCTGCCATTCTGATGTTACATTTGTCCTTCTAATCTCTCCTTCTTCAGAGGAACTGCCGCAGCTCGGAGAACCCTAACGAGGTCTTCCGTTTTCTGGTGGAGGAGAAGCTGAAGTGCCTGGCCACAGAAAAGGTGAAATATACCCAGCGTGTGGACTATATTATGCAGCTGCCTGTGCCAATGGATGCTGCACTCAACAAAGGTCAGTAATGTGCCAAGACCTGAACAGTAGCAAACTCTGTGCTTGTGTATTGTACTATTCTTACAGAACTCCTTAAATGAGAAGGGGACTTCTTTGCCACTTCTGAGGCCAGATCCTTCTCCTGCTTTTGTGGGATCAGGCTGATTTCTTCAGAGGTGGTGTGACACGGTGATGTCCCTGTGGAGCCTTTCCCTCAGACACCACAAGCTGGCCTGTGATTCAGCAAACCAGGACTGACTGCAGTAGCAGAACAGTGCTCTGGAAGTTATGCTCCATTGTTGATGGCGTGTATCTATAGGCCTGTTCCGCCCCTGGGTATAGCTTACACCAGTCATTTTGTAGGTACCTAGAGGTGGTCCTTGATGACTCTGCTTTATTCTCTAGATGAACTACTGGAATATGAGGAGAAGaagaggcaggcagaggaggagaagcagccaCTGCCTGAGCTGGTGCGAGCCAAGGTGCCTTTCAGCTCCTGCCTAGAGGCCTATGGAGctccagagcaggtggatgatTTCTGGAGCACAGCCTTGCAGGCCAAGTCTGTGGCTCTCAAGTGAGTGTGTGTCAGCTAGGCTGTGACAAACTGGCTGTAGCT
Proteins encoded in this region:
- the USP5 gene encoding ubiquitin carboxyl-terminal hydrolase 5 isoform X1, which encodes MAELSEALLSVLPSIRVPKAGDRVHKDECAFSFDTPESDGGLYICMNTFLGFGKQYVERHYQKTGQRVYLHLKRTRKPKEEDTNSSAGDPPRKKPTRLAIGVEGGFDITEEKFEYDEDVKIVIFPDHLDIPRDGLEGLPDMVRDRIASAIEAILTADSASRKQEVQAWDGEVRRVSKHAFSLHQLQNDVRIPPCGWKCSKCDMKENLWLNMTDGAILCGRRYFDGSGGNNHAVEHYRETGYPLAVKLGTITPDGADVYSYDEDDMVLDPNLAEHLAHFGIDMLKMQKTDKTMTELEIDMNQRIGEWELIQESGVQLKPLYGPGYTGIRNLGNSCYLNSVMQVLFSIPDFQRKYVDKLEKIFQSAPSDPTQDFSTQVAKLGHGLLSGEYSRPASADGEQQPDQKGMQNGIAPRMFKSLIGKGHPEFSTNRQQDAQEFFLHFINMVERNCRSSENPNEVFRFLVEEKLKCLATEKVKYTQRVDYIMQLPVPMDAALNKDELLEYEEKKRQAEEEKQPLPELVRAKVPFSSCLEAYGAPEQVDDFWSTALQAKSVALKTTRFASFPDYLVIQIKKFTFGLDWVPKKLDVSIEMPEELDISALQGTGLQDGEEEMPDIAPPLVTPDEPKGSLGFYGNEDDDSFCSPHFSSPTSPMLDESVIIQLVEMGFPMDACRKAVYYTGNSGVEAAMMWVMSHMDDPDFANPLVLPGSSGPGSTIACPDPPSEDSVATIVSMGFSRDHAMKALRATNNSLERAVDWIFSHIDDLAEAAMDISEGHSAADSISESVPVGPKVRDGPGKYQLFAFISHMGTSTMCGHYVCHIKKDGRWVIYNDQKVCASEKPPKDLGYIYFYQRIPS
- the USP5 gene encoding ubiquitin carboxyl-terminal hydrolase 5 isoform X2, which encodes MAELSEALLSVLPSIRVPKAGDRVHKDECAFSFDTPESDGGLYICMNTFLGFGKQYVERHYQKTGQRVYLHLKRTRKPKEEDTNSSAGDPPRKKPTRLAIGVEGGFDITEEKFEYDEDVKIVIFPDHLDIPRDGLEGLPDMVRDRIASAIEAILTADSASRKQEVQAWDGEVRRVSKHAFSLHQLQNDVRIPPCGWKCSKCDMKENLWLNMTDGAILCGRRYFDGSGGNNHAVEHYRETGYPLAVKLGTITPDGADVYSYDEDDMVLDPNLAEHLAHFGIDMLKMQKTDKTMTELEIDMNQRIGEWELIQESGVQLKPLYGPGYTGIRNLGNSCYLNSVMQVLFSIPDFQRKYVDKLEKIFQSAPSDPTQDFSTQVAKLGHGLLSGEYSRPASADGEQQPDQKGMQNGIAPRMFKSLIGKGHPEFSTNRQQDAQEFFLHFINMVERNCRSSENPNEVFRFLVEEKLKCLATEKVKYTQRVDYIMQLPVPMDAALNKDELLEYEEKKRQAEEEKQPLPELVRAKVPFSSCLEAYGAPEQVDDFWSTALQAKSVALKTTRFASFPDYLVIQIKKFTFGLDWVPKKLDVSIEMPEELDISALQGTGLQDGEEEMPDIAPPLVTPDEPKAPMLDESVIIQLVEMGFPMDACRKAVYYTGNSGVEAAMMWVMSHMDDPDFANPLVLPGSSGPGSTIACPDPPSEDSVATIVSMGFSRDHAMKALRATNNSLERAVDWIFSHIDDLAEAAMDISEGHSAADSISESVPVGPKVRDGPGKYQLFAFISHMGTSTMCGHYVCHIKKDGRWVIYNDQKVCASEKPPKDLGYIYFYQRIPS
- the CDCA3 gene encoding cell division cycle-associated protein 3; its protein translation is MGVSGSAPATPAAPCNKHLAHVSDPRSPTAGILRTPIEVVSSPAGSPQPSPAEPPAGTAQERDPRSPTPGISRTPMRAVSSDSVDRLVKQLSEAFGAEAAAPEPAPPGETDPAEEPARRSAPPAVGEPEGPLSPSTGPSRPARPAGHGLTFVSKPVRHKPNNKIMATSGGTGRSPLSILRDDNSPSTPAPRQGKKHVLGENLGEKKEVTVDLSRSLKSGNCAWNDLNKENQQCPFVEN